A genomic stretch from Arachis stenosperma cultivar V10309 chromosome 3, arast.V10309.gnm1.PFL2, whole genome shotgun sequence includes:
- the LOC130966111 gene encoding serine/threonine-protein phosphatase 7 long form homolog, protein MTLLFQASYHSVRASLKVKDQFSLGLLPYIREAEFGHAIELRDFMFDNFLISVFVKRWRLKTYPFHLPWGDVSITLQDITYHIGLRTNKKPSGGCTRDFQQYHRHPTSEWIEDLLDARPPPQPEEEKQVFGMRMTWLRDRVSHIPTGTAPDTLRKHARCCLMMLIGGFLFTDKSAILVPLRWLLLLEDFHHAASCHGVYTTGTYVSLTILHRTYAPAYKLLVDVNV, encoded by the exons ATGACGCTACTATTTCAGGCCAGCTATCACTCTGTTAGGGCATCATTGAAGGTGAAGGATCAGTTTTCCTTGGG CCTATTGCCTTATATTAGGGAGGCAGAATTTGGGCATGCAATAGAGTTGAGAGATTTCATGTTTGACAATTTCTTGATCTCTGTATTTGTCAAGCGGTGGAGGCTTAAGACCTACCCCTTCCACCTTCCATGGGGTGATGTTAGCATTACACTGCAGGATATTACCTACCACATTGGTCTGCGCACTAATAAAAAGCCGAGTGGGGGTTGTACCAGAGACTTCCAACAATACCATAGACACCCCACGTCAGAGTGGATTGAGGATTTACTTGATGCTAGGCCGCCACCACAGCCAGAGGAAGAGAAGCAGGTTTTCGGGATGAGGATGACCTGGTTGAGAGATAGGGTTTCACATATTCCAACTGGGACAGCTCCGGATACACTCCGTAAGCACGCCAGGTGCTGCTTGATGATGCTTATCGGGGGGTTTCTTTTCACGGACAAGTCTGCTATACTTGTTCCTTTAAGGTGGCTGCTGTTGCTGGAGGATTTTCACCATGCAGCCAGTTGTCATGGGGTCTACACTACTGGCACATACGTATCACTCACTATACTCCACCGAACCTACGCACCTGCCTACAAATTACTCGTGGATGTCAACGTTTAG
- the LOC130965485 gene encoding protein FIP1-like translates to MATERYASPPATSAEENAMFLDILHEAPLFAHRKPARVFGSVFYCMLLASYATLAIGTEWIFRPKQEVISPVLCSCDVLLLLLTGIFQQYLVYQVQKIRLQGYYSFSQKLKFIIRIPFSITAYGTAAMLLVIVWKPYTGFLSIPAILRIIMVAEAVCAGCFMSLYIGYIHQYNSLNSHPDVLKSLYSPLQPSSSLEGLRYHDGRLSDQQMALLQYQRENLHFLSEEVLRLQESLKKYERTDDRSTPQVDLAHLLAARDQELRTLSAEMNQVQSELRLARAVLAERESEIQHVRTTNNQYVEENERLRAILAEWSTRAAKLERALEAERMSNLELQRKISAQ, encoded by the exons ATGGCGACTGAGAGATACGCTTCTCCCCCTGCCACCTCGGCTGAGGAGAACGCTAT GTTCCTTGATATATTGCATGAAGCTCCCTTATTCGCTCACCGCAAGCCTGCAAGGGTTTTTGGCAGTGTTTTCTATTGCATGTTACTGGCAA GTTATGCTACCTTGGCCATAGGAACTGAGTGGATTTTTCGCCCCAAGCAAGAAGTGATCTCTCCGGTGCTTTGTAGTTGCGATGTTCTTCTTTTGCTGTTAACAG GTATCTTTCAACAATATCTAGTTTATCAAGTGCAGAAGATACGCTTACAG GGCTATTATAGTTTCAGCCAGAAGTTGAAATTCATTATTCGCATACCCTTTTCAATTACAGCATATG GAACTGCTGCTATGCTACTTGTTATAGTCTGGAAACCTTACACCGGCTTTTTGTCAATCCCTGCAATATTGAG GATCATTATGGTGGCTGAAGCAGTATGTGCTGGATGTTTCATGAGTCTTTACATTG GTTACATCCATCAGTATAATTCATTGAACTCCCATCCTGATGTTCTCAAGTCCTTATACTCACCACTTCAACCATCAAGTTCTTTGGAGGGTCTAAG GTACCATGATGGTAGACTCTCTGATCAGCAAATGGCTTTGCTACAATATCAGCGTGAGAATCTACATTTCTTGAGCGAGGAG GTTCTTCGGTTGCAAGAGTCCTTAAAGAAATATGAGCGAACTGATGATCGAAGCACACCACAG GTTGATCTTGCCCATCTATTAGCAGCTCGTGACCAGGAATTGCGGACACTTTCTGCAGAG ATGAACCAAGTGCAATCTGAGTTAAGGCTTGCGCGGGCTGTGCTTGCTGAGAGGGAGTCAGAGATCCAACATGTTCGTACAACTAACAATCAG TATGTAGAAGAGAATGAAAGACTCCGGGCTATTTTAGCAGAATGGAGCACTCGAGCTGCCAAG CTTGAACGAGCACTGGAGGCTGAGAGGATGTCAAATCTAGAGTTGCAAAGGAAGATCTCCGCGCAATGA